From a single Adhaeribacter swui genomic region:
- a CDS encoding alpha-2-macroglobulin family protein, protein MKFPCFFRGTQALSAWFVVVLCLLVSCRGNQNELRLESKNFEEQIEQEQNLVFTFDKELAPAAILQKWDTVNYLNFTPKVKGRFKWTAPNELVFSPMQPFAPSTDFQAELTDQLLRHSPKKYSIPSGQNIRFHTPYLNLIEAQAFWGRSQNSPDQLEARVRVAFNYPVTYAALRRYLQVFQGPSLTPVPVELVNSSPDFISLRIKQLKNSAQPLRIQVKPGLVTPGSQYRTNQLLEREVTLPNRQILQVSEVTTGVENGEEQIYVATTQPVQTENLRQWVKLRPEYAFTVEEMEGGFVLRGNLPQQTTYDLVISKNLTGLEGAKLGQDYVHPVSFAAVRPGIAFANTRSVYLSSQGARNVALNINKVPRFKVSIGKIYENNILRALQEGKMYEGEYDEAAEEYYSSSAYPVNETNGNTIFEREYDTKNLKKQGNAYLLNLNLDDLDFDSEFKGLYVLTVTSTEQKWLRDSKLISVSDIGLIAKQGKNDVIVFANSIREAKVQSGVEVRFISTSNQVIYKGTTDKDGVVRFANIDKQAPDFKVGLITARLGQDFTYLPYSQTQVNTSRFEVGGKRLNDIPYDAFIYGDRDLYRPGDVIHLNTVVRTPDWKTVAGLPIKLKLLLPNGKEYRSAKAKLNSSGAAETSFTLPTAAVTGTYTVEVYSGNDVLLNSQKIGVEEFIPDRLKVTAALNKPSFNAGESVVTKFTALNLFGPPAAGRNYEVQLSLKKKVFEAKKYPEYIFNLVTSGSVDIQNSVRQGQTNAQGEGQESFTLADYHDIGLLDGSVYTTVFDETGRPVNRLSKFEVSTQPVFYGIRDFEEYVSTRQPMRIPLIAVNKTGQATAAQATVQLVRFTYESVIERSPDAAYNYKSQRKESVVSSRTISIPAGGAPFEFTPVVSGDYEIRVMRPGASNYVAQEFYAYGFGDTESTSFEVNNEGEIDITLDKPSYEVGDEAKVLFKAPFAGKILITVERDQVLSYYYLNTDKKAASLTLPIKENYLPTLYITATALRPVKDNSLPLTVARGFMPVTVTKKSTKLDVAITATETSRSQRTQEIKVRTLPNTEVTLAVVDEGILQLKDYQTPDPYGFFYQKRALEVNAYDLYPFLFPELSGKRSSFGGDGYDLEKRINPLTSKRVKLVAQWSGHLKTSSNGEATVKVNIPQFSGSLRVMAVAYKENAFGSADKIMRVADPVVISTALPRFVSPKDTILVPVTLSNTTAKATSASSALTVTGPLRVVGTSTLPTNLGANQEARVVYKVVATPAIGQASVTVNVKALGESFSNRTDITVRPPASLTKITGSGSLKGGTTADIKPAHDFLPTSVASRLVISKSPVAEFTDDITYLLQYPYGCLEQTVSTAFPLLYYSDLARALNQDRNTRTFNPNYLVQEAITKIEGMQQYDGGFTYWPGEAETHWWTSAYATHFLLEARKAGYAVNAAVLDKVLVYLQRKVKGRSMEEYRFYDTKRQLQSKFIAAHEITYSLYVLSVAGKTDWATMNYYKSKPDLLALDEKYVLASTFALSGNRESFTQLLPSNFTSQTAVRALSGSFYSALRDRALALNGLIEADPDNPQVGILARHLSQELRSNRWFNTQERAFALLALGKLSRRDQGNVTAKIYQNNKVIGSFAGKDVTLLNKINRDNISIRTTGQGILYYFWDVEGIPQNGSTKGEDSFLQVRKAFFDRNGKQITQNIFRQNDLVVVRIALQTQDGRNIPNVAITDLLPAGFEIENPRLTSEREITWAKEVSVTDHTDIRDDRINIYTTATAKPKYFYYQVRAVSPGTFQMGPVGADAMYNAEYHSYSGGGVVRVR, encoded by the coding sequence ATGAAATTTCCGTGCTTTTTTCGTGGTACCCAAGCCTTATCGGCCTGGTTTGTGGTTGTTTTATGCTTACTCGTGAGTTGCCGGGGCAACCAGAACGAACTCCGGTTAGAAAGTAAAAACTTTGAAGAGCAAATTGAACAAGAGCAGAACCTGGTATTTACTTTTGATAAAGAATTAGCCCCGGCTGCCATCCTGCAAAAATGGGATACGGTAAATTACCTGAATTTTACCCCTAAAGTAAAAGGCCGATTTAAATGGACCGCCCCGAACGAACTGGTATTTTCGCCAATGCAACCTTTTGCCCCCAGCACCGATTTTCAAGCCGAATTAACCGACCAATTACTCCGGCATAGTCCCAAGAAATACAGCATACCTAGCGGGCAGAATATCCGGTTTCATACACCTTACCTGAATTTAATTGAAGCCCAGGCTTTCTGGGGGCGTTCCCAAAACTCTCCGGATCAGTTAGAAGCCCGGGTGCGGGTCGCCTTTAATTACCCGGTTACTTATGCCGCCTTACGTCGCTATTTACAAGTATTTCAAGGGCCTAGCCTTACACCTGTGCCGGTAGAATTGGTAAACAGCAGCCCGGATTTTATTTCGTTACGGATTAAACAATTAAAGAATAGTGCCCAGCCCTTGCGCATTCAGGTAAAACCCGGATTAGTAACCCCCGGTAGCCAATACCGCACGAACCAATTACTCGAAAGAGAAGTGACCTTGCCTAACCGGCAAATCTTACAGGTATCAGAAGTTACTACCGGCGTGGAAAACGGCGAAGAACAAATTTACGTGGCGACTACCCAACCCGTACAAACCGAGAACCTGCGCCAATGGGTAAAGCTGCGGCCGGAATATGCGTTTACCGTAGAAGAGATGGAAGGCGGTTTTGTGCTGCGCGGAAACTTACCCCAGCAAACTACCTACGACTTAGTAATTTCTAAAAATTTAACCGGCCTGGAAGGAGCCAAGCTGGGCCAGGATTACGTGCACCCGGTTTCGTTTGCTGCGGTGCGGCCGGGTATTGCTTTTGCCAATACTCGCAGCGTGTACCTCAGCAGCCAGGGTGCCCGCAACGTTGCCCTCAACATTAACAAGGTGCCCCGTTTTAAAGTAAGCATTGGCAAAATTTACGAAAACAATATTTTACGCGCTTTGCAGGAAGGCAAGATGTACGAAGGCGAGTACGACGAAGCTGCCGAAGAATATTACTCCAGCAGCGCTTACCCAGTAAACGAAACCAACGGCAATACAATTTTCGAACGCGAGTACGATACAAAAAATTTAAAAAAACAAGGCAATGCCTACCTGCTTAACCTAAACCTCGACGATCTGGATTTTGATAGTGAATTTAAAGGTTTGTACGTGCTTACCGTTACCAGTACCGAACAAAAATGGCTGCGCGATTCTAAATTAATCTCTGTTTCGGATATTGGATTAATTGCCAAACAAGGGAAGAATGACGTGATCGTATTTGCCAATTCCATCCGCGAAGCTAAAGTGCAGTCGGGGGTAGAAGTCCGGTTTATTAGTACCAGTAACCAGGTAATTTATAAGGGTACTACCGATAAAGATGGCGTGGTGCGGTTTGCGAACATCGATAAACAAGCGCCGGATTTTAAAGTGGGCTTAATAACCGCCCGTTTAGGTCAGGATTTTACGTATTTACCTTACAGCCAGACGCAAGTAAATACCTCGCGGTTCGAGGTAGGCGGCAAGCGCCTGAACGATATTCCTTATGATGCTTTTATTTACGGCGACCGCGATTTATACCGCCCCGGCGACGTCATTCACCTGAACACCGTAGTGCGTACACCCGACTGGAAAACAGTAGCAGGCTTGCCCATAAAACTAAAATTATTATTACCTAACGGCAAAGAATACCGCAGCGCCAAAGCCAAACTCAACTCAAGCGGGGCAGCCGAAACCAGCTTTACTTTGCCCACTGCTGCCGTAACTGGTACCTATACCGTAGAAGTTTATTCGGGTAACGATGTGCTTTTGAACTCGCAAAAAATTGGCGTAGAAGAGTTTATCCCAGACCGCTTAAAAGTTACCGCCGCCTTAAACAAACCCAGTTTTAACGCCGGCGAAAGCGTAGTTACCAAGTTTACCGCGCTCAACTTATTCGGTCCGCCGGCCGCCGGGCGGAATTACGAAGTGCAGCTTAGCCTTAAAAAGAAAGTATTTGAAGCCAAGAAATACCCCGAGTATATTTTTAATTTAGTTACCTCCGGCTCCGTGGATATTCAGAACAGCGTGCGGCAAGGTCAGACGAACGCGCAGGGCGAAGGTCAGGAAAGCTTTACTTTAGCCGATTACCACGACATTGGCTTATTGGATGGCTCGGTATATACCACGGTTTTTGACGAAACCGGCCGACCGGTTAATCGGCTTTCTAAGTTTGAAGTAAGCACCCAACCGGTATTTTACGGCATTCGTGATTTTGAGGAATACGTGAGTACCCGCCAACCCATGCGCATTCCGCTGATCGCGGTAAATAAAACGGGGCAGGCCACAGCGGCCCAGGCTACCGTGCAACTGGTGCGGTTTACCTACGAATCGGTGATTGAACGTTCGCCGGATGCGGCTTATAATTACAAATCGCAGCGCAAAGAAAGCGTTGTGAGCAGCCGCACCATTTCTATTCCGGCCGGTGGTGCTCCGTTTGAGTTTACGCCCGTTGTGTCCGGCGATTACGAAATCCGGGTAATGCGGCCCGGAGCCAGCAATTACGTCGCCCAGGAATTTTACGCCTATGGTTTTGGCGATACCGAGAGTACTTCTTTTGAAGTAAACAACGAAGGAGAAATAGACATTACCTTGGATAAACCTAGCTACGAAGTGGGCGACGAAGCCAAAGTTTTATTTAAAGCCCCGTTTGCCGGTAAAATTCTGATAACCGTAGAGCGCGACCAGGTGCTGAGCTATTATTATTTAAACACGGATAAAAAAGCGGCTTCGCTCACGTTGCCCATCAAAGAAAATTATTTACCTACCCTGTACATTACGGCCACGGCCCTGCGCCCGGTAAAAGATAATAGTTTGCCGCTTACTGTAGCCCGCGGGTTTATGCCGGTAACCGTTACCAAAAAAAGCACGAAGCTTGACGTAGCCATTACCGCCACCGAAACCTCCCGGTCACAGCGCACCCAGGAAATTAAAGTACGTACCCTCCCTAATACCGAAGTAACCCTGGCCGTAGTTGACGAAGGAATTTTGCAGTTAAAAGATTACCAAACCCCCGATCCTTACGGATTCTTTTACCAGAAACGGGCCCTTGAAGTAAATGCCTATGATTTGTATCCGTTTTTGTTTCCGGAGCTAAGCGGTAAACGTTCCAGTTTCGGGGGAGATGGTTATGATCTGGAAAAACGCATTAATCCGCTTACCTCCAAAAGAGTAAAACTGGTGGCCCAGTGGAGCGGACATTTAAAAACAAGTTCTAACGGCGAAGCTACCGTAAAAGTAAATATTCCGCAGTTCTCGGGTTCGTTGCGGGTAATGGCGGTGGCCTACAAAGAAAATGCTTTTGGCTCCGCCGATAAAATAATGCGCGTGGCGGACCCGGTGGTTATCTCAACGGCTTTGCCGCGGTTTGTGAGTCCGAAAGATACGATTTTGGTGCCGGTTACTTTGAGCAATACTACCGCTAAAGCTACTTCGGCCAGCAGTGCCCTAACTGTAACCGGACCTTTGCGGGTAGTAGGAACCAGTACTTTACCAACCAACCTGGGAGCTAACCAGGAAGCCAGAGTGGTTTATAAAGTAGTAGCAACGCCGGCCATTGGTCAGGCTTCGGTTACGGTAAACGTGAAAGCCTTGGGTGAGTCGTTTAGCAACCGCACGGATATTACCGTTCGGCCACCGGCCTCGTTGACCAAAATTACCGGTTCCGGTTCTTTAAAAGGAGGCACTACCGCCGATATCAAACCTGCCCACGACTTTCTGCCGACTTCGGTGGCTTCGCGGCTGGTTATCAGTAAATCACCGGTTGCTGAGTTTACCGACGATATCACGTATTTGCTGCAATACCCGTATGGCTGCCTGGAGCAAACTGTTTCTACGGCTTTTCCGCTGTTGTATTATTCTGATTTAGCCCGAGCTTTAAACCAGGACCGAAATACCCGGACGTTTAACCCGAATTACCTGGTGCAGGAAGCTATAACCAAAATAGAAGGCATGCAGCAGTACGACGGGGGTTTTACTTACTGGCCCGGCGAAGCCGAAACCCATTGGTGGACGAGTGCCTACGCCACCCATTTTTTACTTGAAGCCCGCAAAGCTGGCTATGCGGTAAATGCTGCCGTACTGGATAAAGTATTGGTGTATTTACAACGTAAAGTAAAAGGCCGGTCCATGGAAGAATACCGGTTCTACGACACCAAACGCCAGTTGCAAAGCAAGTTTATCGCGGCCCACGAAATTACTTATTCGCTGTACGTACTCAGCGTAGCAGGTAAAACCGATTGGGCCACCATGAACTATTACAAATCCAAACCGGATTTACTTGCCCTCGACGAAAAATACGTGCTGGCCAGCACTTTTGCCCTAAGTGGCAACCGCGAAAGCTTTACGCAATTGCTACCATCTAATTTTACCAGCCAAACGGCCGTACGCGCTTTAAGTGGTAGTTTTTACTCGGCTCTGCGCGATAGGGCATTAGCCCTGAATGGTTTAATCGAAGCAGATCCGGATAATCCGCAAGTGGGCATACTGGCTCGGCACTTATCACAGGAATTACGGTCTAACCGCTGGTTTAATACCCAGGAACGGGCTTTTGCCTTACTGGCTTTAGGTAAGTTGTCGCGCCGTGACCAGGGAAACGTAACGGCTAAAATTTACCAGAATAACAAGGTAATAGGTTCTTTCGCGGGCAAAGATGTTACCTTGTTAAATAAAATTAACCGCGATAATATTTCTATTCGCACCACGGGGCAAGGTATCCTGTATTATTTCTGGGACGTGGAAGGCATTCCGCAAAACGGTAGTACCAAAGGAGAAGATAGTTTCCTGCAAGTGCGCAAAGCATTCTTCGACCGCAACGGCAAGCAAATTACCCAAAATATTTTCCGACAAAATGATTTAGTGGTAGTACGGATTGCTTTACAAACCCAGGATGGCCGCAACATCCCGAACGTAGCCATTACCGATTTACTACCCGCCGGCTTTGAAATCGAGAACCCACGCTTAACTTCGGAACGGGAAATAACCTGGGCCAAAGAAGTATCCGTTACCGACCACACCGACATTCGCGACGACCGCATCAACATTTACACGACGGCCACGGCTAAGCCTAAATATTTCTATTATCAGGTTCGGGCGGTTTCACCGGGTACCTTCCAAATGGGCCCCGTTGGTGCCGATGCCATGTATAACGCCGAGTACCATTCTTATAGTGGCGGGGGAGTTGTACGGGTAAGGTAA
- a CDS encoding AI-2E family transporter, translated as MTQSEPFYKKSTLILLGIILFVYVLYILADVLVPIAFSILLAILLNPLYSRLIRLRIPKVLAIILTLLIAFIVLAGLMYFLSSQIVQFGDMAPLLKQKFSEILTNLQTWVEKTFGITLQKQMQLLRETANSGKALAGRTVSSVLGIFSILFLIPVYVFLLLFYKPLILNFIFEAFSRENTGPIADILQETKSAIQSYIVGLLIEASIVAALNSIALTILGVKYGILLGVIGAILNLIPYIGGIIAIILPVLMATLTKDGYTTQLLIVGAYALIQFIDNNILVPRIVSSKVKINALASILAVLFGGALWGVSGMFLSIPVVAVLKIIFDRIDSLKPWGKLLGDEIPDYYGTMQAKTQHKEIKTPAKDEEQKS; from the coding sequence ATGACACAATCAGAACCTTTTTATAAGAAGAGCACGCTTATTCTGCTCGGTATTATACTATTCGTGTACGTGCTGTACATTCTGGCCGATGTACTGGTACCTATTGCCTTTTCCATATTGCTGGCAATTCTGCTCAACCCGCTGTATTCCCGCTTAATCCGCCTCCGAATTCCGAAGGTGCTGGCAATTATATTAACCTTGTTAATTGCCTTTATTGTTTTGGCTGGTTTAATGTACTTTTTATCGTCGCAGATTGTTCAGTTTGGCGACATGGCGCCACTTTTAAAACAAAAGTTCAGCGAGATACTTACCAACTTACAAACCTGGGTAGAAAAAACCTTTGGCATTACCCTGCAAAAGCAAATGCAGCTTTTACGCGAAACCGCCAACAGCGGTAAAGCGTTAGCAGGTCGCACGGTTTCGAGCGTGCTGGGTATATTCAGTATCCTTTTTTTGATTCCGGTTTATGTGTTTTTGCTGTTGTTTTACAAGCCCTTAATTTTAAATTTTATTTTCGAAGCTTTTTCCCGGGAAAATACAGGTCCAATCGCGGATATTTTGCAGGAAACCAAATCGGCCATTCAGAGTTACATTGTGGGTTTGTTGATTGAGGCTTCTATTGTAGCAGCATTGAACTCCATTGCTTTAACAATTTTAGGCGTAAAATACGGCATTTTGCTGGGGGTAATCGGGGCCATTTTAAATTTAATTCCCTACATCGGCGGTATTATTGCCATTATATTACCGGTACTCATGGCCACTTTAACCAAAGATGGATACACCACGCAACTATTAATAGTGGGTGCTTATGCCCTTATCCAATTTATCGATAATAATATTTTAGTACCACGGATTGTATCGTCTAAAGTAAAAATTAACGCTTTGGCTTCTATTTTGGCAGTGTTATTTGGCGGTGCCTTGTGGGGCGTTTCGGGTATGTTTTTATCGATTCCGGTGGTAGCTGTTTTAAAAATCATCTTCGACCGGATTGATTCGTTAAAGCCCTGGGGAAAATTACTCGGCGACGAGATTCCGGATTATTACGGCACCATGCAGGCCAAAACCCAACACAAAGAGATAAAAACTCCAGCGAAAGACGAAGAGCAAAAATCGTAA
- a CDS encoding DUF3820 family protein encodes MLEPTQPNSDILLDLVRQKMPFGKYKGTLLCDLPISYLEWFHKEGFPTGKLGMQLSTIYEIKVNGLTYLLEPIKKQLDQR; translated from the coding sequence ATGTTAGAACCTACCCAACCTAACTCCGATATATTACTGGATTTGGTCCGCCAGAAAATGCCTTTCGGCAAATACAAAGGCACGCTGCTCTGCGACTTACCCATCTCGTACCTGGAGTGGTTCCATAAAGAAGGCTTTCCAACGGGCAAACTGGGGATGCAATTAAGTACCATTTACGAGATAAAAGTTAACGGCTTAACTTATTTGCTGGAACCAATAAAAAAGCAATTAGATCAACGATAA
- a CDS encoding DnaJ C-terminal domain-containing protein: MEYKDYYKILEVDKKASKEEIKKQYKKLARKYHPDVNPGNKEAEEKFKAINEAHEVLSDDEKRQKYDSLGADWQRYQQTGGRTGGFDWAQYAQDANAGGGRYTYQTEEEGSDFSDFFSSIFGSMGGGGRRSSMRSKGQDYSAELTVFMEEAFHGVKKTFTLHDKSLRINIKPGVEDGQVIRLKGNGGPGRNGAEPGDLYITLRVPADPRFTRQGNDIYIDAQVPVYRAALGGDFFVDTLDGQLKLKIKPETKNGTLLRLKGKGFPVYNQPGQFGDLYVKVVLQLPEALTDKEKELFQQLAQLRNDK, from the coding sequence GTGGAATACAAAGATTATTATAAAATTTTAGAGGTGGATAAAAAAGCCTCGAAAGAAGAAATAAAAAAACAATACAAGAAACTGGCGCGCAAGTACCACCCCGATGTAAACCCTGGCAACAAAGAGGCTGAAGAAAAATTTAAAGCCATTAACGAAGCTCACGAGGTATTATCGGACGACGAAAAACGGCAAAAGTACGACTCCTTGGGCGCCGATTGGCAACGCTACCAGCAAACGGGTGGCCGCACCGGTGGTTTTGATTGGGCGCAATACGCTCAAGACGCAAACGCAGGCGGAGGTCGATATACCTACCAAACCGAAGAAGAAGGCAGCGATTTCTCCGATTTTTTCAGTTCTATTTTCGGGAGTATGGGGGGCGGTGGTCGCCGGAGCAGCATGCGTTCGAAGGGACAGGATTACTCGGCCGAACTAACCGTATTTATGGAAGAAGCTTTTCATGGGGTAAAAAAAACCTTTACCCTGCACGATAAAAGTTTGCGCATCAACATAAAACCCGGTGTAGAAGACGGTCAGGTAATCCGGTTAAAAGGCAACGGTGGACCTGGTCGGAACGGTGCCGAGCCGGGCGATTTGTACATTACCTTACGCGTACCAGCCGACCCGCGTTTTACCCGCCAAGGCAATGATATTTATATTGATGCCCAGGTACCCGTTTACCGCGCAGCTCTGGGGGGCGATTTTTTTGTGGATACCCTGGATGGTCAGTTAAAACTTAAAATAAAACCCGAAACTAAAAATGGCACCTTGCTGCGTTTAAAAGGCAAAGGTTTTCCGGTGTATAACCAGCCGGGGCAGTTCGGCGATTTATACGTAAAGGTAGTGCTGCAATTACCCGAAGCGCTCACGGATAAAGAAAAAGAATTATTTCAACAACTGGCCCAGTTGCGGAACGACAAATAA
- a CDS encoding chaperone modulator CbpM, translated as MNYIAIEEFCRQNGVEVRLIQEFADFGLVQLQTSEKGQTIAAAEVKQLERMLRLALDLDLNPEGIDVILHMRQQMQRLRRKAQKLENRLRQLEQERYWRLVEGPQSRGHIVDL; from the coding sequence ATGAACTACATCGCCATTGAAGAATTTTGCCGGCAGAACGGCGTTGAGGTGCGGTTAATTCAGGAGTTTGCCGATTTTGGTTTGGTGCAGTTGCAAACCAGTGAAAAAGGCCAAACCATAGCGGCCGCCGAAGTAAAGCAACTGGAACGCATGTTACGGCTGGCCCTGGATTTGGATTTAAATCCGGAAGGCATTGATGTAATCTTACACATGCGCCAGCAAATGCAACGCCTGCGCCGCAAAGCTCAAAAACTGGAAAACCGTCTGCGCCAACTCGAACAAGAACGCTACTGGCGCTTAGTAGAAGGCCCGCAAAGCCGCGGGCATATTGTTGATTTATAA
- a CDS encoding DUF3500 domain-containing protein produces MIRTYLIACLLCFVTAFSFAQTTATTRKTTLSAPKNKDMLRAVNAFLNALTPEQRQKATFPFGDEERFNWHFVPRDRKGVPLKEMTAEQQKMAMAILQTALSTQGYQKAKSIMELEVILKALEKQPAESNYRDPGKYYFSVFGQPAAQEPWGCRIEGHHLSLNFTSSTGALVAETPAFMGSNPAIVPEGPEKGKQILKEEANLGIALVQSFTPEQLKKVVINEVAPNDIVTGNKRKAMLEKPEGILYTEMTPQQQQHLKALLNVYLNKYNPELAADLRGKVEKAGLAKTYFAWAGSQTQEIGKAHYYRIHNPVLLIEYDNSQNNANHVHTVIRDLTNDFGEDALQAHYQKHPHE; encoded by the coding sequence ATGATTAGAACTTACCTGATTGCCTGCCTGCTGTGTTTTGTTACCGCATTCAGTTTTGCTCAAACTACGGCTACTACCAGAAAAACCACGCTTTCCGCGCCTAAGAATAAAGACATGTTACGCGCGGTAAATGCTTTTTTAAATGCCTTAACCCCAGAGCAACGCCAAAAAGCCACCTTCCCTTTCGGTGACGAAGAACGGTTTAACTGGCATTTTGTACCCCGCGACCGCAAAGGAGTACCGTTAAAAGAAATGACGGCCGAGCAACAGAAAATGGCCATGGCCATCTTGCAAACTGCCCTTAGCACCCAGGGTTACCAGAAAGCAAAATCCATTATGGAGCTGGAAGTAATTTTAAAAGCCCTGGAAAAACAACCCGCCGAAAGCAACTACCGCGACCCAGGCAAATACTATTTCTCGGTTTTTGGTCAGCCGGCGGCGCAGGAGCCCTGGGGTTGCCGCATCGAAGGCCATCATTTATCTCTGAATTTTACCTCTTCCACCGGAGCGCTGGTGGCCGAAACCCCGGCTTTTATGGGCTCTAACCCGGCTATTGTGCCCGAAGGCCCCGAAAAAGGCAAGCAAATTTTAAAAGAAGAGGCCAACCTGGGGATTGCACTAGTGCAATCCTTTACGCCGGAACAGCTTAAAAAAGTAGTAATAAACGAAGTAGCTCCGAATGACATTGTTACCGGTAATAAACGAAAAGCCATGCTGGAAAAACCCGAAGGAATTTTGTATACGGAAATGACACCTCAGCAGCAACAGCATCTAAAAGCTTTACTAAACGTGTATTTAAACAAGTATAACCCTGAATTAGCGGCTGATTTGCGTGGCAAAGTAGAAAAAGCTGGTTTAGCTAAAACGTATTTTGCCTGGGCCGGCAGCCAAACGCAAGAAATTGGTAAAGCTCATTACTACCGCATCCACAACCCGGTACTGTTAATTGAGTACGACAACTCGCAGAACAATGCCAACCACGTACATACCGTAATCCGCGACCTAACCAACGATTTTGGCGAAGATGCTTTACAAGCACATTACCAGAAACACCCGCACGAGTAA
- a CDS encoding GNAT family N-acetyltransferase, with translation MLFTALCKSFADLSPFELYDLLCLRSEVFVVEQNCVFLEMDNKDQACHHLLLYQHNKIAACARLLPPGLYYEQMSIGRIVTGAAARGTGLGKELVTLALAECYRLFGPGPIKIGAQLYAKAFYERFGFVQSGNVYDEDGIDHIHMIKP, from the coding sequence ATGTTATTTACTGCCCTTTGTAAATCTTTTGCCGACCTTTCCCCCTTTGAACTGTACGACTTGCTGTGCTTGCGGAGCGAAGTTTTTGTGGTTGAACAAAACTGCGTTTTCCTGGAAATGGATAACAAAGACCAGGCTTGCCACCACTTGCTGCTTTACCAGCATAATAAAATAGCTGCCTGCGCCCGTTTGCTGCCGCCGGGTTTATATTACGAACAAATGTCTATCGGCCGGATTGTAACCGGGGCAGCCGCCCGTGGTACTGGTTTAGGGAAAGAACTCGTAACCCTTGCCTTAGCGGAGTGTTACCGGTTATTTGGCCCAGGCCCGATTAAAATTGGGGCGCAGCTTTACGCTAAGGCCTTTTACGAACGATTTGGTTTTGTTCAATCGGGCAACGTGTACGACGAAGATGGCATTGACCATATCCACATGATAAAACCCTAA
- a CDS encoding CZB domain-containing protein — protein MQYLDHEFKAAITKHFLFKSKVKSYVYGVDTALAPILDHRQCNFGIWIKDYGFPLYGHIPAMLQLNKVHEEIHEYATYLVNLKKSGKDEEAINGLAGLEERADQIIQLLHTIQAESQS, from the coding sequence ATGCAGTATCTCGACCACGAATTTAAGGCCGCCATTACCAAACATTTCTTATTTAAATCTAAAGTTAAATCGTACGTTTACGGGGTAGATACTGCTTTAGCTCCCATTCTGGACCATCGGCAATGTAATTTCGGGATCTGGATTAAAGATTACGGATTTCCGTTATACGGCCATATTCCGGCCATGCTGCAACTCAATAAAGTGCACGAAGAAATTCACGAGTACGCTACTTACCTGGTGAATTTAAAAAAAAGCGGCAAAGACGAAGAAGCCATTAATGGTTTAGCGGGTTTAGAAGAAAGAGCCGACCAGATTATTCAATTGCTACATACTATCCAGGCCGAATCCCAATCCTGA